A part of Chanodichthys erythropterus isolate Z2021 chromosome 4, ASM2448905v1, whole genome shotgun sequence genomic DNA contains:
- the LOC137018299 gene encoding dynein axonemal heavy chain 9-like: MHGAVFVQVEVWLNRVLDTMRATVRHEMTEAVSAYEEKPREQWLFDYPAQVALTCTQIWWTTDVGIAFSGLEDGNENAMKEYYKKQVNQLNTLITMLIGQLTPGDRQKVMTICTIDVHARDVVDKINKQKVENSQAFLWLSQLRHRWGEREKHCFANICDAQFLYSYEYLGNTPRLVITPLTDRCYITLTQSLHLVMSGAPAGPAGTGKTETTKDLGRALGIMVYVFNCSEQMDYKSCGNIYKGLAQTGAWGCFDEFNRISVEVLSVVAVQVSDIQDAIRDKKKRFNFMGEDVNLVPSVGIFITMNPGYAGRTELPENLKALFRPCAMVVPDFELICEIMLVAEGFIEARLLARKFITLYQLCKELLSKQDHYDWGLRAIKSVLVVAGSLKRGDPHRPEDQVLMRALRDFNVPKIVTDDMPVFMGLIGDLFPALDVPRKRDMDFEKFVKQSVLDLKLQAEDNFVLKVVQLEELLAVRHSVFVVGNAGTGKSQILKSLHRTYQIMKHRVVWADLNPKAVTNDELFGIINPATREWKDGLFSNIMRELANISHAGPKWIVLDGDIDPMWIESLNTVMDDNKVLTLASNERIPLNPTMRLVFEISHLRTATPATVSRAGILYINPSDLGWNPPVSSWIDQREVQSEKANLTILFDKYLPSCLDTLRSRFKKIIPVPEQSLVQMLCYLLECLLVPENTPPDSHKDLYELYFVFAAVWAFGGTMFQDQVDLHFL; the protein is encoded by the exons ATGCATGGAGCTGTGTTTGTTCAGGTGGAAGTGTGGCTGAACCGTGTTTTGGACACCATGCGTGCCACTGTGCGTCATGAGATGACTGAGGCGGTCTCGGCCTATGAAGAGAAGCCCAGGGAACAGTGGCTGTTCGACTACCCAGCCCAG GTCGCTCTTACCTGCACTCAGATCTGGTGGACGACCGATGTAGGTATTGCTTTCTCCGGACTGGAGGATGGAAATGAGAATGCAATGAAGGAATACTATAAAAAGCAAGTGAATCAGTTAAACACTCTCATCACCATGCTGATTGGCCAGCTCACTCCTGGAGACCGGCAGAAAGTCATGACCATCTGTACCATTGACGTCCATGCGAGAGACGTGGTGGACAAAATCAATAAGCAAAAG GTGGAGAACTCTCAGGCCTTTCTTTGGCTGTCCCAACTCCGGCATCGCTGGGGCGAGAGAGAGAAGCACTGCTTCGCAAACATTTGCGATGCCCAGTTCCTCTATTCATATGAGTATCTGGGCAACACTCCACGATTAGTAATCACACCACTCACAGACAG ATGTTACATCACACTGACCCAGTCGCTGCATCTGGTCATGAGCGGAGCCCCGGCTGGTCCTGCCGGCACAGGCAAAACCGAAACCACTAAGGACCTGGGCCGAGCCCTGGGCATCATGGTCTACGTATTCAACTGCTCGGAGCAGATGGACTACAAG tCATGTGGCAACATCTATAAAGGCCTGGCGCAAACTGGAGCCTGGGGCTGCTTCGACGAGTTCAACAGGATCTCGGTGGAGGTGCTGTCTGTGGTGGCGGTGCAGGTGAGCGA TATTCAAGATGCCATTCGAGACAAGAAGAAGAGGTTTAACTTCATGGGTGAGGATGTAAACCTGGTCCCTTCGGTGGGCATCTTCATCACTATGAACCCCGGCTATGCCGGCAGGACCGAGCTGCCAGAAAATCTTAAGGCTCTCTTCAG GCCATGTGCGATGGTGGTGCCAGACTTTGAGCTCATCTGTGAGATCATGTTGGTGGCTGAGGGTTTCATCGAGGCTCGACTTTTGGCCAGAAAATTCATCACTCTCTATCAGCTCTGCAAGGAGTTGCTCTCCAAACAG GATCACTATGACTGGGGTCTGCGGGCCATTAAGTCAGTGCTAGTAGTGGCCGGTTCCCTGAAGAGAGGAGATCCGCATAGACCGGAGGACCAGGTGCTGATGAGAGCCCTGAGAGACTTCAATGTCCCAAAGATCGTGACCGATGACATGCCTGTTTTCATGGGCCTCATCGGGGACCTTTTCCCTGCTCTTGATGTGCCACGCAAAAGGGACATGGACTTTGAGAAATTTGTCAAGCAGTCCGTGTTGGATCTCAAACTGCAGGCTGAGGACAACTTTGTGCTCAAG GTGGTTCAGCTGGAGGAGCTGCTGGCTGTCCGTCACTCCGTGTTTGTGGTGGGAAACGCTGGCACCGGCAAGTCCCAGATCCTTAAATCCCTCCACAGGACATATCAGATCATGAAGCACAGGGTCGTCTGGGCCGATCTTAACCCTAAAGCAGTCACCAACGACGAGCTGTTCGGTATTATCAATCCAGCCACGCGCGAGTGGAAAGACG GACTGTTTTCTAATATCATGCGTGAGCTGGCCAACATCAGTCACGCTGGGCCCAAGTGGATTGTCCTGGATGGCGATATCGATCCGATGTGGATTGAGTCACTGAACACAGTAATGGATGATAACAAG GTGCTGACTCTGGCCAGTAATGAGCGGATTCCTCTGAACCCAACCATGAGGCTGGTGTTTGAGATCAGCCACCTCCGCACGGCCACTCCAGCGACAGTCTCCAGAGCCG GCATTCTGTACATCAACCCTTCTGACTTGGGCTGGAATCCACCTGTGTCGAGCTGGATTGACCAGAGAGAAGTCCAGTCGGAGAAGGCCAATCTGACCATTCTGTTTGACAAGTACCTCCCATCATGCCTCGATACTCTCAGGTCAAG ATTTAAGAAGATCATCCCTGTTCCTGAGCAGAGTTTGGTGCAAATGCTGTGCTACCTCCTGGAGTGTCTCCTCGTCCCAGAAAACACTCCTCCAGACAGCCATAAGGATCTCTACGAGCTCTACTTCGTCTTTGCCGCTGTCTGGGCCTTCGGAGGGACCATGTTCCAGGACCAGGTGGATCTCCATTTTCTTTAA